One part of the Sebastes fasciatus isolate fSebFas1 chromosome 8, fSebFas1.pri, whole genome shotgun sequence genome encodes these proteins:
- the LOC141772604 gene encoding prostaglandin E synthase 3-like, which translates to MHPATAKWYDRRDSVFIEFCVADSKDVKIKFDKTKCGFSCLGGTDNVKHDNEIALFEAIDENESKHKRTDRSVLCYLRKAQPGKPWPRLTKDKAKLSWLSVDFNNWKDWEDDSDEEIGNFDQFSDMMNNMGGDEDLPDLDGAEDDESASADSDDEKMPDLE; encoded by the exons AT GCATCCAGCAACAGCTAAGTGGTACGATAGGAGGGACTCCGTTTTTATAGAGTTCTGTGTAGCCGACAGCAAAGATGTTAAAATCAAATTTGATAAAACAAAGTGTGGTTTCAG ttgTCTTGGAGGAACTGACAATGTCAAACATGACAATGAAATAGCCCTTTTTGAAGCCATCGATGAAAAT GAGTCCAAACATAAACGCACAGATCGCTCAGTGTTGTGCTATTTACGAAAAGCACAGCCAGGGAAGCCATGGCCAAGGCTAACAAAAGACAAGGCTAAG CTGAGTTGGCTCAGTGTCGACTTCAACAACTGGAAAGACTGGGAGGACGACTCTGATGAGGAGATAGGCAACTTCGATCAATTCTCAGAT ATGATGAACAACATGGGAGGGGATGAGGACCTGCCCGATCTAGACGGTGCTGAGGAT GATGAGTCTGCGTCTGCAGATAGCGATGATGAGA AAATGCCAGATTTGGAATAG